In Halosegnis marinus, one genomic interval encodes:
- a CDS encoding GNAT family N-acetyltransferase: MYVRDARNRDEAWLLDHIEAMGLDDTAFRSRDYVIAVDDDSATRAGFGRFRVHRDDDVCELTSIGVLDGWRGQGVGAHIVERLLRNADIEGYDRVYTLTPEHEYLAQFGFRAVEESDLAESLRDRLAEKRERHDTVVPMVIDADRFRMPDDLRERFKQAAEAAPAETEPEETPEDFGIDPDEATYKYDTG; this comes from the coding sequence ATGTACGTCAGGGACGCGCGAAACCGCGACGAGGCGTGGCTCCTCGACCACATCGAGGCGATGGGGCTCGACGACACGGCCTTCCGGTCCCGTGACTACGTCATCGCGGTGGACGACGACTCCGCGACGAGGGCCGGCTTCGGCCGCTTCCGCGTCCACCGCGACGACGACGTCTGCGAACTGACGAGCATCGGCGTGCTCGACGGGTGGCGCGGGCAGGGCGTCGGCGCCCACATCGTCGAGCGCCTGCTCCGCAACGCCGACATCGAGGGGTACGACCGCGTGTACACGCTCACGCCCGAACACGAGTACCTCGCGCAGTTCGGCTTCCGCGCCGTCGAGGAGTCGGACCTCGCGGAGAGCCTGCGCGACCGGCTGGCCGAGAAGCGCGAGCGCCACGACACCGTCGTGCCGATGGTCATCGACGCCGACCGCTTCCGGATGCCCGACGACCTCCGCGAGCGGTTCAAGCAGGCGGCGGAGGCCGCCCCCGCCGAGACGGAGCCCGAGGAGACGCCCGAGGACTTCGGCATCGACCCCGACGAGGCGACCTACAAGTACGACACCGGCTGA